The following proteins are co-located in the Pyrococcus abyssi GE5 genome:
- a CDS encoding DUF460 domain-containing protein, whose amino-acid sequence MVTWFNGKIERKGEFTLYRLLRFINSKRPDIVAIDSVTELGDDLKKFLRALPEGTKLVQVTGRPGEQRSLWSLAKEHNIRITDKFDPYEEAKVSALLAAKGVGYEVLAFEDEVLITVTRGRSQGKGGWSQDRYRRRVHSLIQAKVRQIEEALKRADIPFDLEIEERDYGVSRGEFRVYASREELAGLVKPMRGGDVEIRIQPVERKVLEFVPLKAEKAIKERKSIIVGLDPGITVGIAAIDLDGNVIAVYSEKNMALSEIVRFISELGHPIIVATDVSPAPGLVEKIARSFKAQLFVPRESLKVEEKNELLRNLGISVSDDHQRDALAAAYKAYLRYKPKLEHVEAKLKEYGLWKKRNEIKALILAGYSLGEAIMKIKAKEKPREEKVTERREEVDVEQYIRRIEELEKTVKELERENAELRAIIEEQRKIIEKLERKLEEFDENVRLKVLKEREIRARDERIALLEKKLREEKRKVDILARKLAQTKKMRRLELSGKVMPLKVLKSLTWRDIEELEEEIGIKKGDVIYVENPAGAGRRIAEYLIEKKIKALVSKKQVPAIVAQELLKKKIPILIEGEDVQVIKLDEFVVVKREELKKAIERKIKEFEEEERRKELESVLRVIEEYRIERVKELIRKAEEERQ is encoded by the coding sequence GTGGTAACATGGTTCAACGGGAAAATTGAGAGAAAGGGAGAATTTACCCTGTATAGGCTTCTCCGATTCATCAACTCAAAGAGGCCGGATATAGTGGCCATCGATAGCGTAACCGAGCTTGGAGATGACTTGAAGAAGTTCTTAAGGGCACTTCCAGAGGGAACTAAGCTAGTCCAAGTTACAGGCAGGCCTGGGGAGCAAAGGTCATTGTGGAGTTTAGCTAAGGAGCACAACATAAGGATAACTGACAAGTTTGATCCATATGAGGAAGCTAAGGTTTCTGCCCTTTTAGCGGCAAAAGGTGTAGGCTACGAAGTTCTAGCCTTTGAAGACGAGGTTCTAATAACAGTAACTAGGGGGAGAAGTCAAGGGAAGGGAGGATGGAGTCAAGATAGATATAGAAGGAGGGTGCATAGCCTAATCCAGGCTAAGGTTAGGCAGATAGAAGAGGCATTAAAGAGGGCAGACATACCCTTCGACTTAGAAATAGAAGAGAGGGATTATGGGGTATCAAGGGGAGAGTTTAGGGTTTACGCAAGCAGAGAGGAACTTGCAGGCCTAGTAAAACCAATGAGAGGGGGGGACGTTGAGATAAGGATTCAGCCGGTTGAGAGAAAAGTTCTAGAATTCGTTCCTCTTAAGGCTGAGAAGGCGATAAAAGAGAGGAAGAGCATAATAGTTGGCCTTGACCCAGGAATAACGGTTGGAATTGCTGCAATAGATTTGGACGGTAATGTAATTGCAGTTTACAGCGAAAAGAACATGGCCTTGAGTGAGATAGTTAGGTTCATAAGCGAGCTTGGACATCCGATTATAGTTGCTACTGACGTTTCTCCGGCTCCTGGCCTTGTGGAAAAGATAGCAAGGTCATTCAAAGCTCAACTGTTTGTTCCCAGGGAAAGCCTAAAGGTCGAGGAAAAGAACGAGCTCCTAAGAAATCTTGGAATTAGCGTTAGCGATGATCACCAGAGAGATGCGTTGGCCGCAGCTTACAAGGCATATCTGAGGTACAAGCCAAAGCTTGAGCACGTAGAGGCTAAGCTTAAGGAGTACGGCTTGTGGAAGAAGAGAAACGAAATTAAGGCTCTAATTTTAGCAGGTTACAGCCTTGGAGAGGCAATAATGAAGATAAAAGCTAAAGAGAAGCCAAGAGAAGAGAAAGTAACGGAAAGAAGGGAAGAGGTTGACGTTGAGCAATACATCAGAAGAATAGAGGAGTTAGAAAAGACTGTTAAGGAGCTTGAGAGGGAGAACGCCGAGTTGAGGGCGATAATAGAAGAGCAGAGAAAAATCATTGAAAAGCTGGAGAGGAAGCTTGAAGAGTTCGACGAGAACGTTAGATTGAAAGTTCTAAAGGAGAGGGAAATAAGGGCTAGAGACGAGAGGATAGCCCTCCTCGAGAAGAAGCTCAGGGAAGAGAAAAGGAAGGTTGACATTCTTGCAAGGAAATTGGCACAGACGAAGAAGATGAGGAGGCTCGAGCTCAGTGGAAAAGTCATGCCTCTCAAAGTCCTTAAGAGCTTAACATGGAGGGACATTGAAGAGTTGGAGGAGGAAATCGGAATAAAGAAAGGGGACGTTATTTACGTTGAGAATCCTGCGGGAGCAGGAAGGAGGATAGCCGAATATTTAATAGAGAAGAAGATAAAAGCTTTAGTTTCTAAGAAGCAGGTTCCAGCGATAGTTGCCCAGGAGTTACTAAAGAAGAAAATTCCAATCCTGATAGAAGGTGAAGACGTCCAGGTCATTAAGTTGGATGAATTCGTCGTGGTTAAAAGGGAGGAACTAAAGAAGGCGATCGAGAGGAAAATTAAAGAATTCGAAGAGGAGGAGAGGAGAAAGGAACTTGAGAGCGTCTTGAGGGTAATAGAGGAGTACAGGATTGAGAGGGTTAAGGAGCTGATAAGGAAAGCAGAGGAGGAGAGGCAATGA
- the tfe gene encoding transcription factor E: MSRKNKALLEIAKDIGGDEAVEIVKALEKKGEATDEELAEITGIRVNTVRKILYALYDEKLADFKRIKDEETGWYYYYWHLETKRLPEIIRARKLRELERLKKMLQEETSEVYYHCGNPEHPKLTFDEAFEYGFTCPICGEILQEYDNSAVIEELKKRIEELEIELGLRPSPKKEKKKTRAKAKRKTRKK, encoded by the coding sequence ATGTCAAGGAAAAACAAGGCCTTGCTTGAGATAGCCAAGGACATTGGTGGAGATGAGGCCGTAGAGATAGTCAAAGCCCTAGAAAAGAAAGGAGAAGCAACGGACGAAGAGTTAGCTGAGATAACTGGAATAAGGGTAAACACGGTTAGAAAAATTCTGTACGCTTTATACGATGAAAAGTTGGCAGATTTTAAGAGAATAAAGGATGAAGAAACAGGATGGTATTACTATTACTGGCATTTAGAAACGAAGAGACTACCTGAAATAATAAGGGCCCGAAAGCTTAGGGAATTAGAGAGGCTAAAGAAGATGCTCCAAGAGGAAACTAGTGAGGTTTACTATCACTGTGGCAACCCTGAGCATCCAAAGTTAACGTTTGATGAAGCGTTTGAATACGGGTTCACTTGCCCAATCTGCGGTGAAATACTTCAAGAATACGACAACTCAGCTGTAATCGAGGAACTCAAGAAGAGGATTGAGGAACTTGAGATAGAGCTTGGACTAAGACCCTCGCCTAAAAA
- the coaD gene encoding phosphopantetheine adenylyltransferase: MKFKKVVVGGTFDRLHLGHKALLRKAFEVGKIVYIGLTSDDMVKNKPYAEKILPYERRLKDLIEFLEVNNFRRYRIIKINNAIGFTTRIRSLEAIVVSEETYKGALLVNRAREEVGLRPLEIIVIPIIKSKLGDKISSSLIRAGLIDPFGNPIKRE, encoded by the coding sequence GTTTGACAGGCTTCACCTGGGGCACAAAGCACTGTTGAGGAAGGCCTTCGAAGTTGGGAAGATAGTTTACATTGGCCTAACATCCGATGATATGGTAAAGAACAAGCCCTATGCCGAGAAGATTCTTCCCTATGAAAGGAGGCTCAAGGACTTAATCGAGTTCTTGGAGGTGAACAATTTTAGAAGGTACAGGATAATAAAGATAAACAACGCGATAGGCTTCACGACTAGGATAAGATCGCTTGAGGCTATAGTCGTTAGTGAGGAAACGTACAAAGGAGCACTATTGGTCAATAGGGCAAGAGAAGAAGTTGGCCTAAGACCCCTCGAGATAATAGTCATTCCGATTATCAAGAGCAAGTTAGGGGATAAGATAAGTTCCTCCTTGATCAGGGCCGGCCTTATAGACCCTTTCGGGAACCCAATAAAAAGAGAGTAA
- the topA gene encoding DNA topoisomerase I, with protein sequence MILVIAEKPNVARKIAGALSERRPIRKTIFGVPYYEVFRDGKKLIVASAVGHLYGLAPKQDFFGYPIFDIEWVPVYIAEKNKDYAKDYIKALSVLAKRVKEFIVACDYDTEGEVIGYTALKYACGVDPSRAKRMKFSALTKRDLLNAWRNLEPTINFGMANAGIARHVLDWYWGVNLSRALTHAIKRASGKWVVLSTGRVQGPTLKFLVEREREIQSFVPKPYWVIKLVIEKNGQKLVANYEKDKIWSEEEAKKIVTEVKKSKARVSNIEVKRQKRNPPVPFDLGTLQREAYSAFGFSPKKTLDIAQSLYEKGFTSYPRTESQKLPKNLNFRLIIQNISRMPQYRPYAHLLLGMPELKPVEGKKEDPAHPAIYPTGEIPGPGDLSKDEEKLYDMIVRRFLALFMEPAVRESVKVTILAGPHKFMLSGARTVKQGWLSVYGKYIKFDEVTLPEFFIGERVRVLQVRREKKKTKPPARYSPAAVIKKMEDLGIGTKATRAQILETLYQRGYIEGKKSIKVTPLGMKVIETLEKYVPEIISVELTREFERKMDLIMQGKLTKEEVIEEAKVKLTKILEEFKKRELEIGLELARIVVGDVKDEIKEEKPIVVGKCPKCGGDLIVKYNKKTGKRFVGCSNWPKCDVTYPILQRGEIIPTNKTCCNGAPVVIIRDKGRDIEICLDIKCKKW encoded by the coding sequence ATGATCCTAGTGATAGCAGAAAAGCCGAACGTTGCCAGGAAGATAGCAGGTGCCCTCTCGGAGAGGAGGCCCATAAGGAAGACCATATTCGGGGTTCCCTACTACGAGGTCTTTAGGGATGGTAAAAAGCTGATAGTTGCCTCTGCGGTTGGTCATCTTTACGGTTTAGCACCAAAGCAGGATTTCTTTGGTTATCCTATATTCGATATTGAGTGGGTCCCGGTTTACATAGCTGAGAAGAATAAAGACTATGCCAAGGATTACATAAAGGCACTTTCAGTCCTGGCTAAGAGGGTTAAAGAGTTCATAGTGGCCTGTGACTACGATACAGAAGGTGAGGTCATCGGATACACAGCTTTAAAGTACGCATGCGGTGTAGATCCGTCTAGAGCTAAGAGGATGAAATTCTCAGCTTTGACAAAGAGAGACCTCTTGAACGCTTGGCGCAATCTCGAGCCGACGATAAACTTTGGGATGGCAAACGCAGGTATAGCCCGCCACGTGCTTGACTGGTACTGGGGAGTTAATTTATCTAGGGCTTTGACTCACGCAATAAAGAGGGCCTCCGGAAAGTGGGTGGTGCTTAGCACTGGAAGGGTCCAAGGGCCAACGTTAAAGTTTCTAGTTGAAAGAGAGAGAGAAATACAGAGCTTCGTTCCAAAGCCATACTGGGTTATAAAGCTTGTGATTGAAAAGAACGGTCAAAAACTCGTGGCAAATTATGAAAAAGACAAGATCTGGAGTGAGGAGGAGGCCAAGAAGATAGTCACAGAGGTAAAGAAGAGCAAAGCGAGGGTATCAAACATCGAGGTTAAAAGACAGAAAAGGAATCCTCCAGTTCCGTTTGACCTTGGGACTCTACAGAGGGAAGCCTATTCTGCCTTTGGTTTTAGCCCAAAGAAAACCCTGGATATAGCTCAAAGCCTATATGAAAAGGGTTTCACAAGCTATCCTAGGACTGAAAGTCAAAAACTGCCAAAGAACTTGAACTTTAGGTTGATAATCCAAAACATCTCTAGAATGCCCCAGTATAGACCTTACGCTCATCTCCTACTCGGCATGCCAGAATTAAAGCCGGTTGAAGGTAAAAAGGAAGATCCTGCTCATCCCGCTATATATCCAACCGGAGAGATTCCTGGGCCTGGCGATCTAAGTAAAGATGAAGAAAAGCTCTACGATATGATAGTTAGAAGGTTCTTGGCCTTGTTCATGGAGCCCGCTGTGAGGGAAAGCGTCAAGGTGACGATACTTGCCGGTCCTCACAAATTCATGCTCTCTGGGGCAAGAACGGTAAAGCAGGGGTGGCTTAGCGTTTACGGAAAGTACATAAAGTTTGACGAGGTAACTCTTCCTGAGTTCTTCATTGGGGAGAGGGTTAGGGTTCTCCAGGTTAGGAGGGAGAAGAAAAAGACGAAGCCTCCGGCTAGGTATTCTCCAGCGGCGGTTATAAAGAAGATGGAGGACTTGGGAATTGGGACTAAAGCTACTAGAGCGCAAATCTTGGAAACCCTGTATCAAAGAGGCTATATAGAGGGGAAGAAGAGCATAAAGGTGACTCCTCTGGGGATGAAGGTTATAGAGACTTTAGAAAAGTACGTTCCCGAGATAATAAGCGTTGAGTTAACGAGGGAATTCGAGAGGAAGATGGACCTAATAATGCAGGGGAAATTAACCAAGGAAGAGGTGATAGAAGAGGCGAAAGTTAAGTTGACGAAGATACTTGAGGAATTCAAAAAGAGGGAACTTGAGATAGGATTGGAGCTCGCCAGAATAGTCGTTGGTGACGTGAAGGATGAGATAAAGGAAGAGAAACCCATAGTTGTCGGAAAATGTCCGAAATGCGGTGGGGATTTAATAGTGAAGTACAACAAGAAGACTGGAAAGAGGTTCGTTGGTTGCTCGAACTGGCCGAAATGCGATGTTACCTACCCAATCCTTCAGAGGGGGGAGATAATACCGACGAATAAGACCTGCTGCAATGGGGCACCCGTTGTAATAATCAGGGACAAGGGCAGGGACATTGAAATCTGCCTCGACATTAAATGCAAGAAGTGGTGA